A genomic window from Litoribacterium kuwaitense includes:
- the argF gene encoding ornithine carbamoyltransferase: protein MNTAQSLTPVKLDKKDLLTLKDLKPTDIQALLDLGIALKEAQRQGTPHRLLEGKTLAMIFEKSSTRTRISFETGMVHLGGHALNLTSDQLQLGRGESIYDTAKVFSEYVDGVMIRTFSHAMVEELAEHAAIPVINGLTDDYHPCQVLADLMTIYEVHGALAGKRLAYIGDGNNMAHSLMIGCAKMGMECVIASPKGYQPSVAIVQEAQDIATSTGGSVLVTDCPEQAVAGADAVYTDVWASMGWEEEQKEREKAFKDYQVNETLVAAAKDDFLFLHCLPAHRGEEVTAGVIDGPNSAVFQEAGNRLHVQKALLASLLSN from the coding sequence ATGAATACGGCACAATCGTTAACGCCGGTAAAGCTTGATAAAAAAGATCTGCTCACATTAAAAGATCTCAAACCTACAGATATTCAAGCATTGCTTGACTTAGGCATCGCTCTAAAAGAAGCGCAACGTCAAGGAACGCCACATCGCCTGCTCGAAGGCAAGACCCTGGCAATGATTTTTGAAAAATCATCAACGCGAACGCGCATCTCTTTTGAAACAGGCATGGTGCACTTGGGCGGACACGCGCTGAACTTAACGAGTGATCAACTTCAGCTAGGTCGCGGAGAATCTATTTACGATACAGCGAAGGTCTTTAGTGAGTATGTCGATGGCGTCATGATTCGTACGTTTAGCCATGCGATGGTGGAGGAATTGGCTGAGCATGCAGCGATTCCCGTCATTAATGGCTTAACTGATGATTATCATCCATGTCAAGTACTGGCCGATTTAATGACGATCTACGAAGTGCACGGCGCTCTCGCAGGAAAACGTTTAGCCTATATCGGAGATGGAAACAATATGGCCCACTCCTTAATGATCGGTTGTGCAAAAATGGGAATGGAATGTGTCATTGCATCTCCAAAAGGATATCAGCCGAGTGTGGCAATTGTTCAAGAGGCGCAAGACATAGCGACCTCAACAGGAGGCTCCGTTTTAGTCACCGATTGTCCAGAACAGGCAGTAGCAGGAGCCGACGCTGTCTATACCGACGTTTGGGCGAGTATGGGTTGGGAAGAAGAGCAAAAGGAAAGGGAAAAAGCGTTTAAAGATTATCAAGTCAATGAAACGCTCGTTGCTGCGGCAAAAGACGATTTCCTATTTTTACACTGCTTACCTGCACACCGTGGTGAAGAAGTTACTGCTGGCGTAATCGACGGTCCAAACTCCGCTGTTTTCCAAGAGGCCGGAAACCGGCTGCACGTCCAAAAAGCATTGCTTGCGTCATTGCTGTCAAATTAA
- a CDS encoding carbamoyl phosphate synthase large subunit produces the protein MPKDTTVQSVLVIGSGPIVIGQAAEFDYAGAQACLALREEGVRVILVNNNPATIMTDEANADAVYFEPLTVESIERIIEKEKPDGLLATLGGQTGLNLAFALDSQGVLERHRVRLLGTPIESIKQGEDREAFRALMNELNEPVPQSMIVTNLEEALAFADDVGYPIIVRPAYTLGGSGGGIAENKAQYIDTVSGGLHASPITQCLVEKSIAGFKEVEYEVMRDQCGTCITICNMENIDPVGVHTGDSIVTAPSQTLTDREYQMLRKASIKIIDALGIIGGCNIQFALDPNSKQYYLIEVNPRVSRSSALASKATGYPIARIAAKLSLGYGLHELKNPVTGHTFASFEPSLDYVVMKFPCWPFDKFQKANRSLGTQMKATGEVMAIDRNIEAAIHKAVRSLELSTNGLRMQSLQHWQNDDLWVIVKKADDRRFFAIIELIHRGVPIDTIYEETKIDQFFLSAFARMVKREKQAEASSLNTISQEEMYELKAYGISDEWLANVWGAGLGEVAQKRKAFGIQPAYKMVDTCAAEFEAATPYFYSTWRGTTEVNVSQKPKVIILGSGPIRIGQGIEFDYSSVHGVLALQKAGFETIMINNNPETVSTDYEMADKLYFEPLTVEDVLHVAEAEQATDVIVQFGGQTAIGLVAGLEEAGLRILGTSQDCIDMFEDRDRFYQYLQSIDVPHIPGETVYTKEALLTKAQAIGFPVLIRPSYVIGGKGMHIFTDLESLSLFADEHEEAGYPLLIDAYMAGKEAEIDLVTDGKDVVIPAIFEHIEKAGVHSGDSMAALPPLTLTNAEKEEMARQAAQIATNTNFKGVMNIQFVINNGHVYVLEVNPRASRTVPVISKVTGVHLIQIATAVLIGKPLRELVSQTGLLSEAPFTTVKFPVFSTGKLDGLDPLVGPEMQSTGEGIAIAKTKEEAFFKAFHWQEDAKANVRSEVYVGDLPADIREQWVHSIEKANLKAIYGGFDEWVTKKEALAYVGLNQSLAEQRKKALKHRLHIFSQESTLSAFLTGRTSKAMNVNSIQEWLQQTQQPTGVEG, from the coding sequence ATGCCTAAAGATACAACAGTGCAAAGTGTACTCGTCATAGGATCAGGTCCGATTGTCATTGGGCAGGCTGCTGAGTTTGATTATGCAGGTGCGCAAGCCTGTCTCGCCCTAAGGGAAGAAGGCGTGCGGGTGATTCTCGTCAATAACAATCCGGCTACGATCATGACTGACGAGGCGAATGCAGACGCAGTATATTTTGAGCCCCTTACGGTTGAAAGCATTGAGCGGATTATTGAGAAAGAAAAGCCTGATGGACTTTTAGCTACGCTTGGCGGACAGACAGGGTTGAATTTAGCTTTTGCCTTGGACAGTCAAGGTGTACTTGAACGGCATCGTGTGCGTTTGCTTGGCACCCCGATTGAATCGATCAAACAAGGAGAAGATCGGGAAGCGTTTCGCGCATTAATGAATGAGCTTAACGAGCCTGTACCGCAAAGTATGATCGTAACGAATTTAGAAGAAGCATTGGCTTTTGCTGATGATGTAGGCTATCCAATTATTGTTCGACCAGCTTACACTCTTGGAGGATCGGGCGGTGGCATTGCTGAAAATAAAGCACAATATATAGACACCGTTTCGGGAGGTTTACACGCCAGTCCCATTACACAATGTCTCGTTGAAAAAAGCATTGCCGGCTTTAAAGAAGTTGAATATGAAGTGATGCGCGACCAATGTGGCACATGTATTACCATTTGTAATATGGAAAACATTGATCCGGTAGGTGTTCATACGGGGGACTCCATAGTTACAGCCCCTTCACAAACACTGACCGATCGTGAGTACCAAATGCTTCGGAAAGCAAGCATTAAAATTATCGATGCTCTCGGGATTATCGGCGGTTGTAATATTCAATTTGCCCTTGATCCAAACAGTAAGCAATATTACTTAATCGAAGTGAACCCGCGCGTCAGTCGCTCTTCTGCCCTCGCGTCAAAGGCAACAGGCTACCCAATCGCTCGCATCGCTGCGAAGCTCAGTCTTGGCTATGGGTTACATGAATTGAAAAATCCGGTCACAGGTCATACGTTTGCCAGCTTTGAGCCGTCGCTCGATTATGTCGTCATGAAATTTCCGTGCTGGCCATTTGATAAATTTCAAAAGGCGAATCGCTCACTTGGAACGCAAATGAAGGCAACGGGTGAGGTCATGGCAATTGACCGTAATATCGAAGCGGCGATTCATAAAGCAGTGCGTTCACTTGAGCTATCGACAAATGGTCTTCGCATGCAGTCATTGCAACATTGGCAGAATGATGACCTTTGGGTGATCGTTAAGAAAGCAGATGACCGTCGTTTCTTTGCGATCATTGAGCTCATCCATAGAGGGGTGCCGATCGACACCATTTATGAAGAAACAAAGATTGATCAATTTTTCCTTTCAGCGTTCGCTCGCATGGTAAAGCGCGAAAAACAAGCAGAGGCCAGCAGCTTAAATACCATTTCGCAAGAAGAGATGTACGAATTGAAAGCTTACGGTATATCGGACGAATGGTTGGCAAATGTATGGGGGGCTGGACTCGGAGAAGTAGCACAAAAACGGAAAGCATTTGGTATTCAGCCAGCTTATAAAATGGTGGATACGTGCGCTGCTGAATTTGAAGCAGCCACTCCGTATTTTTATTCAACCTGGCGCGGAACGACAGAAGTCAATGTCTCTCAAAAACCAAAAGTCATTATTTTAGGATCTGGTCCAATTCGGATTGGTCAAGGAATTGAGTTTGATTATAGCTCAGTACACGGTGTCCTTGCTTTGCAAAAAGCGGGCTTCGAGACCATTATGATAAATAACAATCCAGAAACGGTTAGTACCGATTACGAAATGGCGGATAAGCTCTATTTTGAACCTTTAACGGTTGAAGATGTACTCCATGTCGCTGAAGCTGAACAAGCAACCGATGTGATTGTCCAATTTGGCGGGCAAACTGCCATTGGTCTCGTTGCTGGATTAGAAGAGGCTGGTCTTCGTATTTTAGGTACGAGCCAAGACTGCATCGATATGTTTGAAGATCGCGATCGGTTTTATCAATATCTACAGTCCATTGATGTACCGCATATTCCTGGCGAAACGGTGTATACGAAAGAAGCTCTGCTGACGAAGGCGCAGGCGATCGGTTTCCCTGTTCTTATCCGTCCTTCATATGTGATCGGTGGAAAAGGAATGCACATATTTACCGACCTCGAATCACTGTCACTCTTTGCTGATGAGCACGAAGAGGCAGGTTATCCTCTCTTAATCGATGCTTACATGGCAGGAAAAGAAGCAGAGATCGATCTCGTTACAGATGGAAAGGATGTCGTCATCCCGGCGATTTTTGAGCATATTGAAAAAGCGGGTGTGCATTCTGGTGACAGTATGGCTGCCCTTCCGCCGTTAACACTTACAAATGCTGAGAAGGAAGAAATGGCAAGACAAGCAGCCCAAATTGCCACAAACACCAACTTTAAAGGTGTTATGAACATTCAGTTTGTCATTAACAATGGTCACGTTTATGTGCTTGAAGTAAACCCACGCGCTAGCCGAACGGTTCCTGTGATCAGTAAAGTTACTGGGGTTCACCTCATTCAAATTGCAACTGCTGTTCTAATCGGTAAGCCATTGCGAGAGCTTGTTTCCCAAACTGGACTACTGTCTGAAGCGCCATTCACAACGGTGAAATTCCCCGTATTTTCTACTGGGAAATTAGATGGATTAGATCCACTGGTAGGTCCTGAAATGCAATCGACTGGGGAAGGAATCGCGATCGCAAAAACGAAGGAAGAAGCCTTTTTTAAAGCCTTTCATTGGCAAGAAGATGCAAAGGCGAATGTTCGTTCTGAAGTATACGTTGGTGATTTGCCCGCAGACATTAGAGAACAATGGGTACACTCTATTGAAAAGGCCAATCTCAAAGCTATATATGGCGGCTTTGATGAATGGGTGACAAAAAAAGAGGCACTCGCTTACGTTGGGCTGAATCAATCATTAGCAGAGCAAAGAAAAAAGGCGTTAAAGCATCGACTTCACATCTTTAGTCAAGAAAGTACCTTATCTGCTTTTCTGACAGGCAGAACAAGTAAAGCGATGAACGTCAACAGCATTCAGGAATGGCTTCAACAAACACAACAGCCAACGGGGGTGGAAGGATGA
- a CDS encoding YjzC family protein, with amino-acid sequence MGQNRQFTAGQKAPNNGMYVEIGETGSMVKDPKAVKLKAGESFPENTNHNRKWTYQRKP; translated from the coding sequence ATGGGCCAAAATCGTCAATTCACCGCCGGTCAGAAAGCGCCAAACAATGGCATGTACGTAGAAATTGGAGAAACGGGCAGTATGGTTAAAGACCCGAAAGCGGTTAAGCTAAAAGCAGGAGAGTCATTTCCTGAAAACACAAATCACAATCGAAAGTGGACGTATCAAAGAAAGCCGTAA